A single window of Archangium gephyra DNA harbors:
- a CDS encoding OmpA family protein, which translates to MPGDSDKTVFAKGMAPQNKGGGSKPWLPWLVTAVVALLAGVAGYFGYGAYAMQKERAEAAEKSAAEARAQTVSTEQARKALEAQLSQQLAAKDQKLTALEDERTRLSTEREQLQLAVQEKDAELARLKATYEDIEQKLKAEIADGEIRLSQGEGRIQVDLVDKILFDSGEASLSPRGSEVLARLGTVLSKVENRSILVSGHTDDAPPSQRLAATYPTNWELSVARAVNVVRFLGEKASVPPGKLVAAGHSDTKPVASNANAKGRARNRRIEILLIPDLPAGKQGETKTAADAR; encoded by the coding sequence ATGCCTGGAGATTCAGACAAGACGGTGTTCGCGAAGGGAATGGCTCCCCAGAACAAGGGGGGTGGTTCGAAGCCCTGGCTCCCGTGGCTGGTGACGGCGGTGGTGGCGCTGCTGGCCGGTGTGGCGGGCTACTTCGGTTACGGGGCGTATGCGATGCAGAAGGAGCGCGCGGAGGCGGCGGAGAAGTCGGCCGCGGAGGCCCGTGCGCAGACGGTGAGCACGGAGCAGGCGCGCAAGGCGCTGGAGGCGCAGCTGTCGCAGCAGCTCGCGGCGAAGGACCAGAAGCTCACGGCGCTCGAGGACGAGCGCACGCGGCTGTCCACCGAGCGCGAGCAGCTCCAGCTGGCGGTGCAGGAGAAGGACGCCGAGCTCGCCCGCCTCAAGGCCACCTATGAGGACATCGAGCAGAAGCTGAAGGCGGAGATCGCCGATGGGGAGATCCGCCTGTCGCAGGGCGAGGGCCGCATCCAGGTGGACCTGGTGGACAAGATCCTCTTCGACTCCGGCGAGGCGAGTCTGTCGCCGCGTGGGAGCGAGGTGCTGGCGCGGCTGGGCACGGTGCTCTCCAAGGTGGAGAACCGCTCCATCCTCGTGTCGGGCCACACGGATGACGCGCCGCCCTCGCAGCGGCTGGCGGCCACCTACCCGACGAACTGGGAGCTGTCGGTGGCGCGCGCGGTGAACGTGGTGCGCTTCCTCGGCGAGAAGGCCAGTGTTCCCCCGGGCAAGCTGGTGGCCGCGGGCCATTCGGACACCAAGCCCGTGGCCAGCAACGCCAACGCCAAGGGCCGCGCCCGCAACCGCCGCATCGAGATCCTCCTCATCCCGGATCTCCCCGCGGGCAAGCAGGGCGAGACGAAGACGGCCGCGGACGCGCGCTGA
- a CDS encoding DUF2750 domain-containing protein yields MESEQSQDRMQAVLRLPAARRYSYFLQRVAESGEVWGLDGEGWALALDDTGRDVLPLWPAPEFAALCATRLWSGFQPRAIKLQELLENVLPQLEEEGMPVGIFFTPEGQGHPVSARELIDALRTPSGSLA; encoded by the coding sequence ATGGAAAGTGAGCAGAGCCAGGATCGGATGCAGGCCGTGCTGCGGTTGCCCGCGGCCCGCCGCTACTCGTACTTCCTCCAGCGCGTGGCGGAGTCCGGCGAGGTCTGGGGGCTCGATGGCGAGGGCTGGGCGCTCGCGCTCGACGACACCGGGCGGGACGTGCTGCCGCTCTGGCCCGCCCCCGAGTTCGCCGCCCTGTGCGCCACGCGCCTGTGGTCCGGCTTCCAGCCTCGCGCCATCAAGCTGCAGGAGCTGCTGGAGAACGTGCTGCCCCAGCTCGAGGAGGAGGGGATGCCCGTGGGCATCTTCTTCACGCCGGAAGGGCAGGGGCACCCGGTGTCGGCTCGCGAACTCATCGACGCGCTGCGCACCCCGAGCGGTTCGCTGGCCTGA